A part of Rickettsia canadensis str. McKiel genomic DNA contains:
- the rpmE gene encoding 50S ribosomal protein L31: protein MKSGIHPEYKKLLIKVGSDVFKTMSTHPTGEILMDVDFRKHPAWNKDSGNVVNQSNKSVSDFNKRFSGLSFGSKKGAS, encoded by the coding sequence ATGAAAAGTGGTATACATCCAGAATATAAAAAGCTTTTGATTAAAGTAGGGAGTGATGTTTTTAAAACAATGTCAACTCATCCTACAGGTGAGATTTTAATGGATGTTGATTTTAGAAAGCATCCGGCATGGAATAAAGATTCCGGAAATGTAGTAAATCAATCGAACAAAAGTGTTAGTGATTTTAATAAAAGATTCTCAGGTCTTTCTTTCGGTAGTAAGAAAGGAGCTAGTTAG
- a CDS encoding DUF5510 family protein, with protein sequence MLRNLLCVIIFLGINLNVYSVNNSSYKADDIIKIVIILGIIILIFSPAKFRIVVIGTILGLTFAYFTYKYIVPIFISLLNGP encoded by the coding sequence ATGTTAAGAAATTTATTATGTGTAATAATCTTTTTAGGTATAAATCTAAATGTTTATTCTGTAAATAATAGTTCTTATAAGGCAGATGATATAATAAAAATAGTAATTATTCTTGGAATAATTATTTTAATTTTTAGTCCCGCAAAATTTCGTATAGTAGTTATCGGTACTATTTTAGGTTTGACTTTTGCCTATTTCACGTATAAATACATTGTACCTATCTTTATTTCTTTACTAAATGGGCCATAA
- the yihA gene encoding ribosome biogenesis GTP-binding protein YihA/YsxC produces MTNNEKVINNKKSTDSSKLFRYQAKFVAGAMNINQIPNFLLPEIAFIGKSNVGKSSLINTICNNKNLAKVSNIPGRTGQINFFNLADKLIIVDLPGYGFANVPISVKEQWEVLISYYLRNSNNLRLVNLLIDSRRGIKENDKKVAELLLKNKRSFQIIFTKFDKVTDCKNLTDEAQNFLTTLHYSCNVMYVSSRSKEGARELKASLAKCIIKPQRSKGR; encoded by the coding sequence ATGACTAATAATGAGAAAGTGATAAATAATAAAAAATCAACTGATAGCAGCAAGCTTTTTCGTTATCAAGCTAAATTTGTAGCCGGTGCTATGAATATAAATCAAATACCCAATTTTTTATTACCAGAAATTGCTTTTATTGGTAAATCAAATGTTGGCAAATCAAGTCTAATTAACACTATATGTAATAATAAAAATCTTGCTAAAGTTTCTAATATTCCGGGGCGTACTGGGCAAATCAATTTCTTTAACCTTGCAGATAAACTTATTATAGTTGATCTTCCAGGCTATGGTTTTGCTAATGTCCCTATATCAGTCAAAGAACAGTGGGAGGTGTTAATTAGTTATTATTTACGAAATAGCAATAATTTAAGGTTAGTTAACTTATTGATTGACTCAAGAAGAGGTATAAAAGAAAACGATAAAAAAGTAGCTGAGCTATTACTTAAAAATAAACGAAGTTTTCAAATTATTTTTACAAAGTTTGATAAAGTGACGGATTGTAAAAACCTTACCGATGAAGCACAGAATTTTCTTACAACTTTACACTACTCATGTAATGTTATGTATGTAAGTAGTAGGAGTAAAGAAGGTGCAAGAGAACTTAAAGCTAGTTTAGCAAAATGCATCATCAAACCTCAAAGGTCAAAAGGTAGATAG
- a CDS encoding MlaE family ABC transporter permease: MLLNIANAVGKRTIKFAQNIGSFSLFSFAAVSSIIRPPLYFSLIIRQLLFIGFYSLPVVTMTTFFSGAVLALQSYNGFSRFSAESSIATVVVLSLTRELGPVLVGLMVAGRVGASIAAEIATMRVTEQVDALYTLSTDPIKYLVFPRVITAMLTMPCLVLIGDVIGVMGGYLVGVYKLGFNSTAYLTSTFQYLEPIDVISGLVKAGVFGFIISIISCYSGYYSGKGAKGVGRATTSAVVNSSILILISNYLITELFFKV, translated from the coding sequence ATGTTATTAAATATAGCTAATGCAGTTGGCAAACGTACCATAAAGTTTGCTCAAAATATAGGCAGTTTTTCTCTATTTAGCTTTGCTGCCGTTAGCAGTATTATAAGACCACCTTTATATTTTAGTTTAATCATTCGGCAATTATTATTTATCGGGTTTTACTCTTTGCCGGTTGTTACTATGACAACTTTTTTTTCAGGTGCGGTACTTGCATTACAGAGCTATAACGGCTTTTCCCGTTTTTCAGCTGAAAGTTCCATTGCAACGGTAGTAGTATTATCACTGACTAGAGAACTTGGACCTGTCTTAGTTGGACTAATGGTAGCAGGAAGAGTTGGAGCATCGATTGCTGCTGAAATAGCAACAATGAGAGTAACGGAGCAAGTAGATGCTTTATATACTTTATCTACCGATCCTATTAAATATTTAGTTTTCCCAAGAGTGATAACAGCTATGCTTACAATGCCTTGTCTTGTTTTAATCGGCGATGTAATCGGTGTTATGGGCGGTTATTTGGTAGGTGTATATAAACTTGGTTTTAATAGTACAGCTTATTTAACCAGTACTTTTCAGTATTTAGAGCCGATTGATGTAATTTCCGGTCTTGTTAAAGCAGGAGTTTTTGGGTTTATTATTTCTATAATAAGTTGCTATAGCGGCTATTATTCAGGTAAAGGTGCTAAGGGAGTCGGAAGAGCAACTACCTCGGCAGTAGTAAATTCTTCTATTCTTATCTTAATAAGCAATTATTTAATAACCGAATTATTTTTTAAAGTATAG
- the rpmB gene encoding 50S ribosomal protein L28, which yields MSRKCDLTGVGVLYGNNVSHSQRKTRRRFEPNLRSVKFKSDITSGAYRLLVNARCISSVEKAGGFDAYILKADDNVLSSAARAIKKKIIQTKTAKSL from the coding sequence ATGTCTCGTAAGTGCGACCTCACAGGTGTGGGGGTTTTATACGGCAATAATGTATCACATTCTCAGCGTAAAACTAGAAGACGTTTTGAGCCTAATTTAAGGTCAGTTAAGTTTAAAAGTGATATAACATCTGGAGCATATAGATTATTGGTTAATGCTAGATGTATTAGTTCAGTGGAAAAAGCCGGTGGTTTTGATGCATATATTCTAAAAGCTGATGATAATGTTTTATCTAGTGCGGCTAGAGCTATTAAGAAAAAAATAATTCAGACTAAAACGGCAAAATCATTATGA
- a CDS encoding VirB3 family type IV secretion system protein: MAGALASDLLFVGLTRPPMIFGVSIKFAALNMIMTMIFFIWNNGIMILFIATALHLIAYIICFKEPRFIELYLNKMSRTSQCPNKFYYRANSYGI, encoded by the coding sequence ATGGCAGGAGCATTAGCATCCGATCTTTTATTTGTAGGGTTAACTAGACCGCCGATGATATTTGGAGTCAGTATTAAGTTTGCTGCATTAAATATGATAATGACGATGATATTCTTTATTTGGAATAACGGTATTATGATTTTATTCATTGCAACGGCTTTGCATTTGATAGCTTATATTATATGTTTTAAAGAACCAAGGTTCATAGAATTATATTTAAATAAAATGTCAAGAACTAGCCAATGTCCTAATAAATTTTACTACCGAGCAAATTCTTATGGTATTTGA
- a CDS encoding ABC transporter ATP-binding protein — translation MSTKEEFKIKIRSLYKSFANHKVLDGIDLDVKNGSSLVILGGSGSGKSVLIKNIVGLIKPDKGKIFINNVEIQDISSKRKFEIMDSIGFLFQGGALFDSLNVRDNITFETKKLSKKEKNDLAGAKLNSVGLSPRILDLYPSELSGGMQKRVALARAICSTPSILFLDEPTTGLDPIMANVINELIIKIQEELGATMITITHDMIHAKKIAKEVAMIYQGKIKWYGSKDEMCNSDNPYLKQFINGLTTGPIDFN, via the coding sequence ATGAGTACAAAAGAAGAATTTAAAATTAAAATTCGGTCATTATATAAATCATTTGCTAATCATAAGGTATTAGACGGAATAGATTTGGATGTAAAAAATGGCAGCTCATTAGTTATTTTAGGTGGTTCCGGTAGCGGTAAATCGGTTCTAATTAAAAATATAGTAGGGCTGATTAAACCCGATAAAGGTAAAATTTTTATTAATAATGTAGAAATCCAAGATATCTCAAGTAAACGAAAATTTGAGATTATGGACAGTATAGGCTTTTTATTCCAAGGCGGAGCATTATTTGACTCCTTAAATGTACGTGATAATATTACTTTTGAGACTAAAAAATTGTCTAAGAAAGAAAAAAATGACCTTGCCGGTGCAAAGCTTAATTCTGTTGGGTTATCCCCTAGAATACTTGATCTTTATCCTTCCGAATTATCGGGAGGAATGCAAAAAAGAGTCGCACTTGCTAGGGCTATTTGTAGTACACCATCGATTTTATTTCTTGATGAACCAACTACAGGGCTTGATCCTATAATGGCAAATGTTATCAATGAATTAATTATAAAAATACAAGAGGAACTTGGGGCAACTATGATTACTATAACTCACGATATGATTCATGCCAAAAAAATAGCTAAAGAAGTAGCTATGATTTATCAAGGAAAGATTAAATGGTACGGTAGTAAAGATGAAATGTGTAATAGTGATAATCCTTATTTAAAACAATTTATAAATGGATTAACTACCGGTCCTATAGACTTTAATTAG